TATAACTGAACATATCCGGTGCACAGACTTCAGAGAAGCTGCACTGCAATTTAAACACAGACTTGACCTCGTTCAGTTAGCACCAGGGACTATGTGTGTGGCAGGGAGTCTGTGTCCAAAAGATGCTGAATGATAGCAAGGGGCTGCAGTAGTTTCTTGTTGCAGTAGAGTGAGCTCAGGTTTGTTTCCACAGTTTTCTGCTGAATTCAAGGCAGTGAATCCAATGCAGCAAGTCCCAGCCTTGAAAATTGATGGCATCACCCTTTCTCAGTCGGTGAGTTACCAGACACCCTGTTAAACCATTCACTCCAGCCTGCTGCCCAGTCTGGAGGGGGTGGCTTTGCCCCATCTTTTCCCGCAGAGCTCTCATCTgtgccttggaaaaaaaaatggcatttgtgATAAACAATCCCACTTGGGGGCAGAAATAGCACGTAGCTTCTACTACAAAAATGCTGTCAAGGATTTGATCTCAACTCAGCTTTGGTCCTAACGTCACCTTTCACTGAGCAGTGTAGTCTGACTTAGATGGCTGTGCCAGGGTTTGCGTGAAATTACAGCTGAGCTAAATGACAACAAAGTCCCAAGCAGACATAAAGGGGATATTCTGTTGCTTTAATCGGTAACAAACTTCATTCAAAAGTGGTTGTAATCTCTTAGATCAGCTCCCCTTCCTAGATGTTCAGGATGTGAGCTTTTCCTTGGCTCTCCAGTAACCTTCCTTTATCTCTTTGTTCGTTTCAGTTAGCTATAATTCATTACCTAGAAGACATCTGTCCTAACCCCAGGCTCCTGCCCCAAGATCCGAAGAAGAGAGCCCAAGTCAGAATGATTGCTGATCACATTGTCTCTGGCATTCAGCCACTCCAGGTATTGCCTTGTTATATCCATGCAAATGAGAAAACCAGGACAGGTTTCCAGGCCTCTGTATCTCTGAAAAGCTCAGTCTCTCTAAATTGTTGCCAGCCAGTAGTGTGGTAGACCTTAAAACTGCATGTTAGCAAATAAAATCTCTGCTTAGCCTCTGCCTGATCTGCCAATGGCAACAATACAGTATTTCATACAAAGAAAATCCTGTAGCACCCCAGGGTTCTTTCCAGAAACAGCTGAACCCATGTTGTTTCACTAAGTCTAGAATGttttaggaagaagaaaactgagcaACCCAAATGGCAGAGGCAAAAGGGATGCTCTGGTAGCTGCTACAGGACAGTCCCAAGAGAGAGGTACAGCAGGGTGCATGATTTGGTGCAGGTGAGGTCGGGGCTGACCCAGCAGGCTGAACTCAAGCTAGGGGTTCAGGCTTGGCAGCTCCTCATCTCCTGTGCTCCACTGGATGAGGCAGTGAGCAAGATCCAGCCAGCAGGGGTCAATCTAACCGGGAGATTGCTTGCCTTCGCAGAACCTGAGTGTCCTGAAGCAAATcggggagaaaaaaatggaatggGCTCAGAACTGCATCGCATCTGGCTTTCAAGGTACGTCCCACATCCAAAATGATCGGCATTTTGGCTGACTTTGAAAATGTTGCGCCACTGGAGTCCTACTTTCATCTTCAAGCAGAACTACGGATCTCCCTAGGCTGGTGTGCTGGggtcctgccctgctggcagAGACAGGGCTTTTCCTGCCCAGAGTCCCTTGTCCAGGACTGGCAGCTCTCCAGGGTCTTGGAGGAAAGATGCTGTCCAGAAGGTGCCTCCGCTGCTGTGCGTGGAAGAGGGGAAGCCTGAGGCCATCCTGTACACCACAGCAGCTGATTCACCCTAAAGCACGAGGGCTGATGCACTTCTCCTTTCCACTCAGCTGCTCCCAAACTAGTGCCTTTTGCTTTAAAGCTCTATCAATCTatatttgtatgcttttgtaATCAGACAAAAGATTTCTGATGGCAAACTCCCACAGAATctagcagattatttttttatctactTGGGAGAAATAGggtgctttttatttcctcagaaCCCTTTCCCCCATGAGCTGGAATGACAGGCATATCTGTGCTTCTGGACAGACACAAGCTGTCTGAACCTTCgcatttttcccctcctcactCACATATCTCTATGTTGTTCTCTTAGTATTTCCATCACATTGCCTGAAGCAGCTGAAATCAGCCTGGGTCCCTAAAAGCTAAGGATGCTAAAGACTACAATAACTACACTGTTgtaagatttctgtttcttctaggTTCTGTCCCAAATTCCTCCTTTTTCATGCTTAGCTCAGGGTCAAAACACCCTTGTTCATAATTCCCAGTCTATGAGTTCTTCAGTGTCCCTTTCAAATGAGTTTCCAGTGCCTCACTCCAGTATACCACCTTTCTTGACAGCACTGGAGCAGATTCTGCAGCACACTGCTGGGCGCTACTGTGTGGAGGACGAAGTAAGTATCTGAGAGAGTGTTATGTACtactggaaaaatgaaaacccCAGTATATTCcataaaataggaaagaaaattagttgTAGAGACACAGCATCACCCCGCTCTAGTGATACATGTGCCTAGAGGTACATGTGGTGCCTTCACCATAAGACAGACAGCTGTATGGATCCTACTGAGGCCATTACTGACTGCAGATAGTTAGAGATGTTTACTTGTGCCTGCCTCTAACCTGTTGATggccaggtgctgcagctgtgtcTAGGATCTGGCTGCTACTAGACGTGGAAACATGATACGTATTTCATCTTTGAGATTTGGAGTTCAAAGCATCCTGTCATAGGGGCAAAGCCTGGCTCAAGAAACACAGGTTCAGTTCTTGGCTCTGCTCCATGGAACCTTGAACCAGGttgtattatatttttctgctctgtttgtCCAGTTTTGACATGGACAGATTTCAGCCAGCTTACATACAAGCTGTTCTGACCCTTACCAAGCTAGAGGCTGCTCAGACCTCTTCCATTTAGAAGTCTTGTTTGGCAGGCAATTGGATATTTCCTacaaaagctttagaaaaaaggaaagctcCCACAATCTCCCGTGAGGTAGAGGATTGCCTAGTAGGACCCTTATGGAACTGGAGCCCTTCGTGGGCAAAGGTTAGTTATGAGATCTTAGCTTTGAAAGGCACCCGGGGCCTTGTGACctggggaggggcgggggggcagctgcctctgtgcagATAGGCAGCTAGCTGTATTGTCCTTGAGTCTTCTTTTTGGATTGCAAGTCCCTGAGCCTGTGTGCAAAGGCCATATCACATATCAGATGTTGACATTGGCAGGAACTGCTTGATACTGCTGCAGtgcaaacaagcaaaatttactcttttcccagctgtgcaaactccccctgccctctctcgcctcctcctgcagcttgcCAGGGTTGTTTGCTCAGAGGCAGTTGCCATAGAAGCAGTGTCCTTGAGGTTGTCAGGATCAGCTGGTAAATGTGAAGCTCCCTAAAGGCAGATGGCTGCTTCTGCTAGTGACTGCTATGAAGTTCCTTTCCTTTATTGTATTTGTTGTTGCCATTGTTGTATTATTAATACTGGATTAAAAAACAAGACTGTCACGACAACTCCTCTGTACTGgctgataaaataatttccatccTGCTGTTGAAGCCTGCCACCACGGTGAAGTGTGATGGGACAGGCTCCGAGTTACTCTAACCCCTCTTCTCTACTACATTTGCAGGTTTCCATGGCTGACCTGTGCTTGGTGCCTCAAGTTTCCAATGCTGAAAGGTAATTAAGGCTAAGCTTGAGGCACGCTTTGTGCTGGACTGTCAGAGCTtaccttctgctgctccttctgcctGTTAGGAAAGCATTGCTCCTTTCTGCCCTGTCCAGTTACTGATTCTTTTCTGCATGAGTTTTCCTATGTTATAAACACAGTCTCTTTTGGAAGCTCTTAGAAAtaagcagctgtgctgtcttcTCAGAGGGTCCTGGGGGAAAACCTGATCTGTGTCCTCAGAAAATCTAAGGTTGCCCACAGTCTATGTCCTCTCTCCCTGTTTTGCCTATATTTACATTTCACACAAGGGAAAAAGATGAATCTGACTATATTTGTTGAAAGATACAAGTAGTGGCAGCATGATTCCCAGGAAAAGCATAGTGCCTTCTTACCTTGTGCTGCACACTATTTAAAAGCGTAGCGAAGATGGAAGAACTAACTAACCTTTCCTCtagcatttgcttttaaatctaCAAGGATGAACCTTTTCTAGCTTAATGCAAATGTACTCTAGCCTGTGAGATTCTCCTATActgggcaggcacagcacaCTGCTTTGCCCTTCTGCTCACTGCTGCAGTAGCTGTCCAACTcacaaattcttttctttttgcagataCAAAGTGGATATGAGTCCATATCCCACAATAACCAGAATAAACAAAGCTCTCCTTGAGTTAGAGGCATTCAAAGTAAGCCACCCATCCCGGCAGCCAGATACTCCTGCAGAGCTACGAGCTTGAAGCCCTTCTACTCATTAAATCAAGTAAGCTGGAGGATAACGGGTAAAGAGGATAACAGCTACAGCTTGAGTAGGACTTCAGGGCCAGCAGGAAGCCCTAGTACTATTGTCTCACTTTCATCTGGGTGGGAAGAAGAACAGAGGTCCTGGAAGCAGCCTGGATTACTTACAGGAGCTATGCCTGTGCTGGAAAGCTTGCaactactttttgttttttctatctGATATATCTCCATGAAGCAGATTAAAGCAGAAACATCCATAATTATCAGAAGTCCCCTTTGTATGGCTTTGATTGGGGAATGCGGCCACACACAACAGTGAGGCATTGAGCCAATTCTGGACTCCCCACAGGGGCTGCTTCTTCCTATCATCTACAGAAAGAGCACCAGGGAGCCAGTGTACACAGTGTGCTACTAATCTATCAGGCCTGCTTGCCCTCGCAGCTGCCTCAGAGCTATGGCATAATCATCAGTGCCATGGATATAAACAATAAGAGCTAGTCTCTGACAGAAGACAGCTTAATCCTAAGCCTTGTTGGGTCCTGCAGGCCTTGCAAAAGCCAACAGTTAGCAACCCTACCGCCCCTTGCACTGGGAAGAGTAGTTTactgcctggcacagctggttTGTATCTCTTCCTTATGTCCAGCAGCAATCTTGtgaaatttttaataaaggtCCATCCAGAGCAAAGCTAGGTGATTGTGCCGTAGTCAGCAAGATATAAGCAGCTCATTCTCATATGCTGAAAATGAttgccttctcttcctttccccatcCTCAGACACTGCTGTAGGTGTTTTCCTCATCCTCAGCTGCAGACTATTCCCCAAGAGAATCCCACCTCATATTTTCTTCAAACCAGAATCATGCCTGTAACTTTTACTATGAAGACATTTAATGTGGCAGAATTAAAACCCATTCCACTCATCCCAAATGAGACCAACATCTGAATCACCTTCAGAGCTGAAAGCACCCCAGGAATTCCAGCCCAAAAACCTGCAGGGCAAAAAGGGAAACCTATAAACCTGTAATTGTGCAGGCACAGCTCAGATGCCACTGCATGTTTCGGCACCCCAGCTCAGGTATCAAGCCAGGGATATGGGAGTGAATTTCTGCCAGTCTGATGCTGTATATCAGCTACCCTAAGAGGGCAATACCTGTGGCCTTCAGAAAGGCTTTACAAACCCATGATCTCTTGTGCCAAGGTAGCATTCACCTACATACAGATACTTGGACTGCCACATTGCTTGGACTCAGTTTATTGCCATCCATGTCTGTATTCAGGCTGGTGAAGAGCCCTTGCTGTCCCAGTCTCATTCTGAGTATTGTACATCATCCTAGGTCCAGCTGGATCTTGACTGTGCTGTTGTAAAAAGTCCCGGCACAGTTGGAGCCCCCAAAGACCAACACCATGTGCAGGTTATGCTCCTCTTTGTTCTCCTTGTCCACATCCATCAGGTGGGCAGGAGTCAGGTCAAGCAACGTGTGGCCAGCTCGGGGCACAGAGCAGAGGTCATGGTGGATCACAGTGCTCCATGAAAGAGTATCTGGAAGTAGAAAGGGGCTATCAATACTGGACAAGCCCAGTCCTAGTGTGAGGTATGAAAACACAAATGGACCAGGCTATGTGTTCAGAAACACCACTGCAGCCCCGTAGTCACCCTCAGCTATGGAGACAGGGAGGGGAGAGTCACTCACCTAGGTGGAAGACAAAGGCATCCTGCAGGGCTCCCTTGGCATTGCAGCCTCCACTGATCAGAACCTTCTGGTCCGACACAGCCAGAGCTGCGTGAAAACTGCGaccaaagcaaagctgaaaggTGACTACAACAAACTTGCTTGGGGTTGCCTCAGTCAGCAATGGGCAGACttcagcaggaggctggggggcttaagctgcagaacagaagttaacttctgcttctcttctgccCTGACTTGCTGAATAACAACTTGGAAAGACCTGATTGTTTGCCCTTGCAGGTCAGGCCATAATCAAGCCTGAAAAGCACCTGTATCTCAGAAGGAGCTATCAAAACTGCTACGTTTTGCTCTATGGAGTGAGACCGGCTAGCTGGACTTTGGTCTGATTTAGGTTGTCCTTCTAAATGGGCAACAGCGTTCCTTTAGAAACAGTGTAGTCCCAGTACAAGAGTTTCTTCCTCTCTTGTGTTCCAGGTACTGTGAAGACCAAACAGCAGGCA
This genomic stretch from Falco naumanni isolate bFalNau1 chromosome 7, bFalNau1.pat, whole genome shotgun sequence harbors:
- the GSTZ1 gene encoding maleylacetoacetate isomerase isoform X1, with amino-acid sequence MSSAAAKPILYSYFRSSCSWRVRIALALKGISYDLVPVNLLKDGGQQFSAEFKAVNPMQQVPALKIDGITLSQSLAIIHYLEDICPNPRLLPQDPKKRAQVRMIADHIVSGIQPLQNLSVLKQIGEKKMEWAQNCIASGFQALEQILQHTAGRYCVEDEVSMADLCLVPQVSNAERYKVDMSPYPTITRINKALLELEAFKVSHPSRQPDTPAELRA
- the GSTZ1 gene encoding maleylacetoacetate isomerase isoform X2 yields the protein MASEKPILYSYFRSSCSWRVRIALALKGISYDLVPVNLLKDGGQQFSAEFKAVNPMQQVPALKIDGITLSQSLAIIHYLEDICPNPRLLPQDPKKRAQVRMIADHIVSGIQPLQNLSVLKQIGEKKMEWAQNCIASGFQALEQILQHTAGRYCVEDEVSMADLCLVPQVSNAERYKVDMSPYPTITRINKALLELEAFKVSHPSRQPDTPAELRA